In Dyella terrae, one DNA window encodes the following:
- the phoB gene encoding phosphate regulon transcriptional regulator PhoB, protein MHKRILIVEDEASIRDMVAFALRKAGMDAAHAADARAAQLSIAEQVPDLILLDWMLPGTSGLELARRLRKEELSREIPIIMLTARGEEMDRVNGLEAGVDDYVVKPFSTRELVARIKAVLRRSQGDDGSGIVELGGLRIDGPAHRVFAGDDAVPIGPTEYRLLYFFMTHPERVYSRAQLLDHVWGGSVYVEERTVDVHIRRLRKTLEPWKLDDMVQTVRGAGYRFSASI, encoded by the coding sequence GTGCACAAGCGCATTCTGATCGTCGAAGACGAAGCATCGATCCGCGACATGGTCGCCTTTGCCCTGCGCAAAGCCGGCATGGACGCGGCCCACGCCGCCGACGCGCGCGCCGCCCAGCTATCCATCGCGGAACAGGTGCCCGACCTGATCCTGCTCGACTGGATGCTGCCCGGCACGAGCGGCCTCGAACTGGCCCGCCGCCTGCGCAAGGAAGAGCTGAGCCGGGAAATCCCGATCATCATGCTCACCGCGCGCGGCGAGGAAATGGACCGCGTCAATGGCCTCGAAGCCGGCGTCGACGACTACGTGGTCAAGCCGTTCTCCACCCGCGAGCTGGTTGCCCGCATCAAAGCCGTACTGCGACGCAGCCAGGGCGACGACGGCTCCGGCATCGTCGAACTCGGCGGCCTGCGCATCGACGGCCCCGCGCACCGCGTCTTCGCGGGCGACGATGCCGTGCCGATTGGCCCGACCGAGTACCGGCTACTCTATTTCTTCATGACCCATCCCGAACGCGTCTATTCGCGCGCACAGCTGCTCGACCACGTGTGGGGCGGCAGCGTGTACGTGGAGGAACGCACGGTCGACGTGCATATCCGCCGACTGCGCAAGACGCTCGAACCGTGGAAGCTCGACGACATGGTGCAGACCGTGCGCGGCGCGGGCTATCGCTTTTCGGCCAGCATCTGA